In one Choloepus didactylus isolate mChoDid1 chromosome 1, mChoDid1.pri, whole genome shotgun sequence genomic region, the following are encoded:
- the BAP1 gene encoding ubiquitin carboxyl-terminal hydrolase BAP1 isoform X2, translated as MNKGWLELESDPGLFTLLVEDFGVKGVQVEEIYDLQSKCQGPVYGFIFLFKWIEERRSRRKVSTLVDDTSVIDDDIVNNMFFAHQLIPNSCATHALLSVLLNCSNVDLGPTLSRMKDFTKGFSPESKGYAIGNAPELAKAHNSHARPEPRHLPEKQNGLSAVRTMEAFHFVSYVPITGRLFELDGLKVYPIDHGPWGEDEEWTDKARRVIMERIGLATAGEPYHDIRFNLMAVVPDRRIKYEARLHVLKVNRQTVLEALQQLIRVTQPELIQTHKSQESQLPEESKPASSKSPLALEASRAPAASEGTHTDGAEEGAGSCLPASTHSPPSKPKLVVKPPGSSLNGVPPNPTPIVQRLPAFLDNHNYAKSPMQEEEDLAAGMGRSRVPVRPAQQYSDDEDDYEDDEEDDVQNTNSAIRYRRKGSGKPGSLSGTADGQLSVLQPNTINVLAEKLKESQKDLSVPLSIKTSSGAGSPAVAVPMHSQPSPTPSNESTDTASEIGSAFNSPLRSPIRSANPTRPSSPVTSHISKVLFGEDDSLLRVDCIRYNRAVRDLGPFISTGLLHLAEDGVLSPLALTEGGKGSSPSIRPGQGNQGSSNPEEKEVGEAVDSREKTGLVRPGEPVSGEKYSPKELLALLKCVEAEIANYEACLKEEVEKRKKFKIDDQRRTHNYDEFICTFISMLAQEGMLANLVEQNISVRRRQGVSIGRLHKQRKPDRRKRSRPYKAKRQ; from the exons ATGAATAAGGGCTGGCTGGAGTTGGAGAGCGACCCGG GCCTCTTCACCCTTCTGGTGGAAGATTTCG GTGTCAAAGGGGTACAGGTGGAGGAGATCTATGACCTTCAGAGCAAATGCCAGGG CCCTGTATATGGATTCATCTTCCTCTTCAAATGGATTGAAGAGCGCCGGTCCCGTCGCAAGGTCTCTACCTTGGTGGATGATACGTCCGTGATTGATGACGATATTGTGAATAATATGTTCTTTGCCCACCAG CTGATCCCCAACTCTTGTGCCACTCATGCCCTGCTGAGCGTGCTCCTGAATTGCAGCAATGTGGACCTGGGGCCCACCCTGAGTCGCATGAAGGATTTCACCAAAGGCTTCAGCCCTGAG aGCAAAGGATATGCAATTGGCAATGCCCCAGAGTTGGCCAAGGCTCATAATAGCCATGCCAG GCCCGAGCCGCGCCACCTCCCTGAGAAGCAGAATGGGCTTAGTGCAGTACGGACCATGGAAGCGTTTCACTTTGTCAGCTATGTGCCAATCACAGGTCGGCTCTTTGAGCTGGATGGACTGAAGGTCTACCCCATTGACCATG GGCCTTGGGGGGAGGATGAGGAGTGGACAGACAAGGCCCGGCGGGTCATCATGGAGCGTATCGGCCTCGCCACTGCAGG GGAGCCCTACCACGACATCCGCTTCAACCTGATGGCGGTGGTGCCCGACCGCAGGATCAAGTATGAGGCCAGGCTGCACGTGTTGAAGGTGAACCGACAGACAGTGCTGGAGGCCCTGCAGCAG CTGATTAGGGTTACACAGCCAGAGCTGATTCAGACCCATAAGTCTCAAGAGTCACAGCTGCCTGAGGAGTCGAAGCCAGCCAGCAGCAAGTCCCCCTTGGCATTGGAGGCAAGCAGGGCCCCTGCGGCCTCTGAGGGCACCCACACAG ATGGTGCGGAGGAGGGGGCTGGCTCATGCCTACCAGCCTCAACTCACAGCCCTCCCAGCAAACCTAAGCTGGTGGTGAAGCCTCCTGGGAGCAGCCTCAATGGGGttccccccaaccccactccGATTGTTCAGCGGTTGCCAGCCTTTCTGGACAATCACAACTATGCCAAGTCCCCCATGCAG GAGGAAGAAGATCTAGCAGCAGGCATGGGCCGCAGCCGAGTCCCAGTCCGCCCGGCCCAGCAGTACTCAGATGATGAGGACGACTATGAGGATGATGAAGAGGATGACGTGCAGAACACCAACTCTGCCATCAG ATACAGGCGGAAGGGGTCAGGGAAGCCAGGGTCCTTGAGTGGCACTGCAGATGGGCAGCTATCAGTGCTGCAACCTAACACCATCAACGTCCTGGCCGAGAAGCTCAAAGAGAGTCAGAAAGACCTCTCAGTTCCTCTGTCCATCAAGACCAGCAGCGGGGCTGGGAGTCCGGCTGTGGCAGTGCCCATGCACTCGCAGCCCTCGCCCACGCCCAGCAACGAGAGTACGGACACAGCCTCTGAAATTGGCAGCGCTTTTAACTCACCACTGCGATCACCCATCCGCTCGGCCAACCCGACACGGCCCTCTAGCCCTGTCACCTCCCACATCTCCAAGGTGCTTTTTGGTGAGGACGACAGCCTACTGCGTGTTGACTGCATACGCTACAACCGCGCTGTACGCGACCTGGGTCCTTTTATCAGCACAGGCTTGCTTCATCTGGCTGAGGATGGTGTGCTGAGTCCCTTGGCACTGACAG AGGGTGGGAAGGGTTCCTCACCCTCCATCAGACCAGGCCAAGGCAACCAAGGGTCCAgcaacccagaggagaaagaggtAGGGGAAGCAGTGGACAGCAGAGAGAAGACTGGGCTGGTCAGGCCTGGTGAGCCTGTAAGCGGGGAGAAGTACTCACCCAAG GAGCTGCTGGCACTGCTGAAGTGTGTGGAGGCTGAGATTGCAAACTATGAGGCCTGCCTCAAGGAAGAGGTGGAAAAGCGGAAGAAGTTCAAG ATTGATGACCAGAGAAGGACCCACAACTATGATGAGTTCATCTGCACCTTCATCTCCATGCTGGCTCAGGAAG GCATGCTGGCCAACCTGGTGGAGCAGAATATCTCAGTGCGGCGGCGCCAAGGGGTCAGTATTGGCCGGCTCCACAAACAGCGGAAGCCTGACCGGCGGAAACGCTCACGCCCCTACAAGGCCAAGCGCCAGTGA
- the BAP1 gene encoding ubiquitin carboxyl-terminal hydrolase BAP1 isoform X1, with protein sequence MNKGWLELESDPGLFTLLVEDFGKSLPIRRTGTVEAYFCAFLAPWPRAAIPDRLPFLLAGVKGVQVEEIYDLQSKCQGPVYGFIFLFKWIEERRSRRKVSTLVDDTSVIDDDIVNNMFFAHQLIPNSCATHALLSVLLNCSNVDLGPTLSRMKDFTKGFSPESKGYAIGNAPELAKAHNSHARPEPRHLPEKQNGLSAVRTMEAFHFVSYVPITGRLFELDGLKVYPIDHGPWGEDEEWTDKARRVIMERIGLATAGEPYHDIRFNLMAVVPDRRIKYEARLHVLKVNRQTVLEALQQLIRVTQPELIQTHKSQESQLPEESKPASSKSPLALEASRAPAASEGTHTDGAEEGAGSCLPASTHSPPSKPKLVVKPPGSSLNGVPPNPTPIVQRLPAFLDNHNYAKSPMQEEEDLAAGMGRSRVPVRPAQQYSDDEDDYEDDEEDDVQNTNSAIRYRRKGSGKPGSLSGTADGQLSVLQPNTINVLAEKLKESQKDLSVPLSIKTSSGAGSPAVAVPMHSQPSPTPSNESTDTASEIGSAFNSPLRSPIRSANPTRPSSPVTSHISKVLFGEDDSLLRVDCIRYNRAVRDLGPFISTGLLHLAEDGVLSPLALTEGGKGSSPSIRPGQGNQGSSNPEEKEVGEAVDSREKTGLVRPGEPVSGEKYSPKELLALLKCVEAEIANYEACLKEEVEKRKKFKIDDQRRTHNYDEFICTFISMLAQEGMLANLVEQNISVRRRQGVSIGRLHKQRKPDRRKRSRPYKAKRQ encoded by the exons ATGAATAAGGGCTGGCTGGAGTTGGAGAGCGACCCGG GCCTCTTCACCCTTCTGGTGGAAGATTTCGGTAAGAGCCTCCCTATCCGCAGGACCGGGACTGTGGAGGCCTACTTCTGCGCCTTCCTCGCCCCCTGGCCACGGGCTGCCATACCCGACCGCTTACCTTTCCTGTTGGCAGGTGTCAAAGGGGTACAGGTGGAGGAGATCTATGACCTTCAGAGCAAATGCCAGGG CCCTGTATATGGATTCATCTTCCTCTTCAAATGGATTGAAGAGCGCCGGTCCCGTCGCAAGGTCTCTACCTTGGTGGATGATACGTCCGTGATTGATGACGATATTGTGAATAATATGTTCTTTGCCCACCAG CTGATCCCCAACTCTTGTGCCACTCATGCCCTGCTGAGCGTGCTCCTGAATTGCAGCAATGTGGACCTGGGGCCCACCCTGAGTCGCATGAAGGATTTCACCAAAGGCTTCAGCCCTGAG aGCAAAGGATATGCAATTGGCAATGCCCCAGAGTTGGCCAAGGCTCATAATAGCCATGCCAG GCCCGAGCCGCGCCACCTCCCTGAGAAGCAGAATGGGCTTAGTGCAGTACGGACCATGGAAGCGTTTCACTTTGTCAGCTATGTGCCAATCACAGGTCGGCTCTTTGAGCTGGATGGACTGAAGGTCTACCCCATTGACCATG GGCCTTGGGGGGAGGATGAGGAGTGGACAGACAAGGCCCGGCGGGTCATCATGGAGCGTATCGGCCTCGCCACTGCAGG GGAGCCCTACCACGACATCCGCTTCAACCTGATGGCGGTGGTGCCCGACCGCAGGATCAAGTATGAGGCCAGGCTGCACGTGTTGAAGGTGAACCGACAGACAGTGCTGGAGGCCCTGCAGCAG CTGATTAGGGTTACACAGCCAGAGCTGATTCAGACCCATAAGTCTCAAGAGTCACAGCTGCCTGAGGAGTCGAAGCCAGCCAGCAGCAAGTCCCCCTTGGCATTGGAGGCAAGCAGGGCCCCTGCGGCCTCTGAGGGCACCCACACAG ATGGTGCGGAGGAGGGGGCTGGCTCATGCCTACCAGCCTCAACTCACAGCCCTCCCAGCAAACCTAAGCTGGTGGTGAAGCCTCCTGGGAGCAGCCTCAATGGGGttccccccaaccccactccGATTGTTCAGCGGTTGCCAGCCTTTCTGGACAATCACAACTATGCCAAGTCCCCCATGCAG GAGGAAGAAGATCTAGCAGCAGGCATGGGCCGCAGCCGAGTCCCAGTCCGCCCGGCCCAGCAGTACTCAGATGATGAGGACGACTATGAGGATGATGAAGAGGATGACGTGCAGAACACCAACTCTGCCATCAG ATACAGGCGGAAGGGGTCAGGGAAGCCAGGGTCCTTGAGTGGCACTGCAGATGGGCAGCTATCAGTGCTGCAACCTAACACCATCAACGTCCTGGCCGAGAAGCTCAAAGAGAGTCAGAAAGACCTCTCAGTTCCTCTGTCCATCAAGACCAGCAGCGGGGCTGGGAGTCCGGCTGTGGCAGTGCCCATGCACTCGCAGCCCTCGCCCACGCCCAGCAACGAGAGTACGGACACAGCCTCTGAAATTGGCAGCGCTTTTAACTCACCACTGCGATCACCCATCCGCTCGGCCAACCCGACACGGCCCTCTAGCCCTGTCACCTCCCACATCTCCAAGGTGCTTTTTGGTGAGGACGACAGCCTACTGCGTGTTGACTGCATACGCTACAACCGCGCTGTACGCGACCTGGGTCCTTTTATCAGCACAGGCTTGCTTCATCTGGCTGAGGATGGTGTGCTGAGTCCCTTGGCACTGACAG AGGGTGGGAAGGGTTCCTCACCCTCCATCAGACCAGGCCAAGGCAACCAAGGGTCCAgcaacccagaggagaaagaggtAGGGGAAGCAGTGGACAGCAGAGAGAAGACTGGGCTGGTCAGGCCTGGTGAGCCTGTAAGCGGGGAGAAGTACTCACCCAAG GAGCTGCTGGCACTGCTGAAGTGTGTGGAGGCTGAGATTGCAAACTATGAGGCCTGCCTCAAGGAAGAGGTGGAAAAGCGGAAGAAGTTCAAG ATTGATGACCAGAGAAGGACCCACAACTATGATGAGTTCATCTGCACCTTCATCTCCATGCTGGCTCAGGAAG GCATGCTGGCCAACCTGGTGGAGCAGAATATCTCAGTGCGGCGGCGCCAAGGGGTCAGTATTGGCCGGCTCCACAAACAGCGGAAGCCTGACCGGCGGAAACGCTCACGCCCCTACAAGGCCAAGCGCCAGTGA